One Pochonia chlamydosporia 170 chromosome 5, whole genome shotgun sequence DNA segment encodes these proteins:
- a CDS encoding sugar transporter (similar to Aspergillus flavus NRRL3357 XP_002372913.1), protein MADTEKTKDAFTENAGDNDSHIEAAKGTPEALVTTLGVTGGAPNPWGRGHVQLYAACGIIYLCSTMNGYDGSLMGSINALPEYQSYYNLKEGGSSSTGLVFSIFQIAQMVGALFTWLCDWQGRKRVMIAACFGICASAIFTALAPSLSAFIGARFLLSFFSTIATVAAPLLLVEIAPPLYRGTVAGTYNTLYYMGSIIATFAMYGANKHLSGNLKWRLPLWLQMLCPGFVCILGWLVPESPRWLVAKGRVEEAKEFIIKHHANGDANHPIVAIEMHEIEDSLAGVRLNSPKAYFDLRSLFKSRARLYRLMLAVAMAWFGQFSGNNVASYYLPTMVQGVGITSVDTQLLLNAIYAVTGWIAATLGARLHDVFGRRKMLMSSCGGMAVALAIMAATTATYQKTGDKEASSASIAFIYIFGVIFAVAFTPMQPIYPAEVLSNDMRANGMMVFQITAGCSSFVNTFAAPIAMQNIKYWFYVFFVFWDVFELVFIYFFFVETKGRTLEELDQVFEAPNPRKASTRKIST, encoded by the exons ATGGCGGACACTGAGAAGACCAAGGACGCGTTCACAGAGAATGCTGGAGACAATGACTCCCATATTGAGGCGGCCAAGGGAACACCCGAGGCCCTTGTGACGACTTTGGGTGTCACGGGTGGTGCTCCTAACCCTTGGGGTCGTGGACATGTGCAGCTTTATGCTGCTTGTGGTATCATATACTTGTGCTCTACGATGAATG GCTACGATGGCTCATTGATGGGATCTATCAATGCTCTGCCCGAATATCAAAGCTACTATAACCTCAAGGAAGGTGGTTCTTCATCTACCGGGCTTGTCTTTTCGATCTTCCAAATCGCCCAGATGGTCGGTGCCTTGTTCACCTGGCTTTGTGACTGGCAAGGTCGAAAACGAGTTATGATTGCCGCGTGCTTCGGAATCTGTGCGTCGGCCATCTTCACGGCTCTTGCACCGTCTTTGTCCGCTTTCATTGGCGCTCGTTTTCTCCTCAGTTTCTTCTCGACGATTGCCACTGTCGCTGCACCTCTCTTGCTCGTCGAGATTGCTCCCCCTTTGTATCGTGGAACCGTGGCTGGCACTTACAACACTTTGTACTACATGGGTTCTATTATTGCTACCTTCG CTATGTACGGAGCCAATAAGCACCTTTCAGGAAATCTGAAGTGGCGTCTCCCTCTCTGGTTGCAGATGCTCTGCCCTGGCTTCGTTTGCATTCTCGGCTGGCTCGTTCCAGAGAGTCCACGTTGGCTCGTCGCAAAAGGCAGAGTagaagaagcaaaggaattcatcatcaaacatcacGCTAATGGTGATGCCAATCACCCCATCGTAGCCATCGAAATGCACGAAATCGAAGACTCACTTGCTGGCGTTCGACTCAACTCGCCCAAAGCTTACTTTGATCTACGAAGTCTCTTCAAGAGTCGTGCGCGTCTTTACCGACTTATGCTGGCGGTTGCTATGGCTTGGTTTGGCCAGTTCTCAGGAAACAATGTTGCCAGTTATTATCTTCCGACTATGGTGCAGGGCGTAGGGATCACATCAGTCGATACTCAGCTGCTGCTGAATGCTATTTACGCTGTTACTGGCTGGATTGCAGCAACTCTAGGCG CACGATTGCATGACGTATTCGGTCGTCGAAAGATGCTAATGTCGTCTTGTGGTGGTATGGCCGTAGCATTGGCTATTATGGCAGCTACAACAGCAACATACCAGAAGACCGGAGACAAGGAAGCTAGCTCTGCAAGCATTGCATTCATTTATATCTTTGGTGTCATCTTTGCCGTGGCCTTTACACCCATGCAGCCTATCTACCCTGCGGAAGTATTGTCCA ACGATATGCGTGCCAATGGTATGATGGTTTTCCAAATCACAGCCGGCTGCTCAAGCTTTGTGAACACATTCGCGGCGCCAATTGCCATGCAAAACATCAAGTATTGGTT CTATGTATTCTTCGTGTTTTGGGACGTTTTCGAACTTGTCTTCAtttacttcttcttcgttgaGACCAAGGGCCGTACTTTGGAGGAGTTGGACCAGGTGTTTGAGGCTCCTAACCCACGCAAGGCTAGCACTCGCAAGATTTCTACATAA
- a CDS encoding beta-mannosidase (similar to Neosartorya fischeri NRRL 181 XP_001262769.1) — MAVAAQRTELSSGWSFKQTDTGDEWLPVTKVPSVCHLDLIANKKIPDPFVGLNEIDVEWVGEKSWTYRTTFSAPQRADGTDVYLIFEGLDTIATVKLNDAVILQSDNMFLSHRVNVTKLIQEKNSLVIDFGSALLRGRALEKEHSEYRFIAHNGETGRLAVRKAQYHWGWDWGPVLMTAGPWRPVYLEVSSAYVDDVRINYTVTEDLSSAAGSVQVDHHGQVDEIRLSITHQGQEVFTTSTKVGAGGALNFELDDPKLWYPVGYGDAALYDFNIDLIRNGIVLDTMIKKTGLRRAELIQKEDAYGESFYFRINNIDVFAGGSCWIPADNFLPRLTKDKYRDWLNLMIEGNQIMTRVWGGGIYEDNAFYDICDELGILVWQDFMFACGSYPTWKSLRDSVEEEARQNVRRLRHHPSIVIYAGNNEDYQIQEQYKLEYDYENKDAESWLKTGFPARYYYEHLLGTVVADESPSVPYWPSSPFSKGKNSFDLTVGDVHQWNVWHGTQEKYQTFDRIGGRFNSEFGLEAFPNMRTIQSFVTKASEFYPQSHVMDFHNKADGHERRIATYVVENFRPPANLEAHIYLTQLMQSEALAYAYRGWRRQWGEERRCGGALVWQINDCWPCTSWAIVDYYLRKKPGFYTIARALRPVSVGVQREHHDWSVCHARPAKQSTFSVWVSSNKQQSIMGDVEIRFVSIATGEDIKPAIRKTGLTITPNGTTSAYTGTIDNLKEEPHVLSVRLFSGDEVIARDMDWPQPFKYLSFENRGVDIVAAGGRYTVTVKRPTKGLVLNEFDNQILSDNCIDLVPGDTQVIEAKGGFKEGNVPVFRYLGDQDV; from the exons ATGGCTGTAGCAGCACAGAGAACAGAGCTCagctctggctggtctttTAAACAAACCGATACTGGTGACGAATGGCTTCCGGTAACCAAAGTCCCCAGCGTGTGTCATCTAGACTTAATCGCAAACAAAAA AATTCCAGACCCGTTTGTTGGCCTGAACGAAATAGATGTCGAGTGGGTGGGCGAGAAGTCATGGACTTATCGAACAACCTTTTCCGCGCCACAACGAGCAGACGGTACTGACGTCTACCTCATTTTTGAGGGACTCGACACTATCGCCACTGTCAAATTAAACGATGCAGTTATTCTTCAGAGCGATAACATGTTTCTCAGCCACCGAGTCAACGTGACTAAACTGATTCAGGAGAAAAACAGTCTGGTTATTGACTTTGGAAGCGCTCTGCTTCGAGGTCGTGCTCTCGAGAAGGAACATTCAGAGTACCGTTTCATTGCGCACAACGGCGAAACTGGTCGTTTGGCAGTCCGCAAGGCTCAATACCACTGG GGTTGGGATTGGGGACCTGTGCTCATGACGGCGGGACCTTGGCGACCAGTATATCTCGAAGTGTCATCTGCatatgttgatgatgttaGAATTAACTACACTGTTACTGAGGACTTGAGTTCCGCTGCTGGTTCAGTTCAGGTTGACCACCATGGGCAAGTCGATGAAATTCGACTGTCCATTACGCACCAAGGACAGGAGGTGTTCACCACCTCTACGAAAGTGGGAGCCGGGGGAGCCCTCAACTTTGAGCTAG ATGATCCGAAGTTGTGGTACCCTGTCGGCTACGGCGATGCCGCACTCTACGACTTTAACATTGACCTTATCCGCAACGGAATCGTGCTTGACACCATGATCAAGAAGACTGGTTTGAGAAGGGCAGAACTTATCCAAAAAGAAGATGCCTACGGAGAGTCATTTTACTTCCGAATCAATAACATCGATGTGTTTGCCGGCGGCTCCTGCTGGATTCCCGCGGATAACTTCCTGCCACGACTCACCAAAGACAAGTACCGTGACTGGCTGAATCTCATGATCGAAGGTAATCAAATCATGACTCG CGTATGGGGCGGTGGCATCTACGAGGATAATGCTTTCTACGACATCTGCGATGAGCTAGGTATCCTCGTCTGGCAGGATTTCATGTTCGCTTGCGGCAGTTACCCAACCTGGAAATCACTCCGCGACtcagttgaagaagaggcaagACAGAATGTTCGGCGCCTTCGCCACCACCCGTCAATTGTGATCTACGCTGGCAACAACGAGGACTATCAGATCCAAGAACAGTACAAACTGGAGTATGACTACGAGAATAAAGACGCTGAGTCTTGGTTGAAGACTGGTTTCCCAGCTCGTTACTACTATGAGCACTTATTGGGAACGGTGGTGGCGGATGAGAGTCCAAGTGTCCCATATTGGCCAAGTTCGCCGTTTTCCAAAGGGAAGAATAGCTTTGATCTGACTGTTGGTGATGTACATCAGTGGAATG TTTGGCACGGCACACAGGAAAAGTACCAAACATTCGACCGAATTGGAGGCAGATTCAACAGCGagtttggtcttgaagcATTCCCCAACATGCGTACAATTCAGTCGTTTGTAACAAAAGCTTCCGAATTTTATCCACAATCACACGTTATGGACTTCCACAACAAGGCAGACGGTCATGAGCGCCGGATCGCGACCTATGTCGTCGAGAACTTCCGTCCTCCAGCCAATCTCGAG GCACACATCTACCTGACGCAACTGATGCAGAGCGAAGCCCTGGCATATGCTTACCGCGGATGGAGACGACAATGGGGAGAAGAACGTCGGTGTGGTGGCGCTCTCGTTTGGCAAATAAACGACTGCTGGCCCTGTACTTCGTGGGCCATCGTGGACTACTACCTTCGAAAGAAGCCAGGATTCTATACGATTGCCCGTGCTTTGCGTCCTGTGAGTGTCGGTGTTCAGCGAGAGCATCACGACTGGAGTGTCTGCCATGCCCGCCCAGCTAAGCAGTCTACCTTCTCTGTTTGGGTATCAAGCAACAAACAGCAATCTATTATGGGCGACGTTGAGATACGATTCGTGTCCATCGCCACGGGTGAGGATATCAAGCCTGCGATTCGGAAGACGGGCTTGACCATCACCCCCAATGGCACCACGTCGGCTTACACTGGCACCATTGATAATCTCAAGGAAGAGCCACATGTACTTTCAGTACGTTTGTTCTCTGGGGATGAAGTAATCGCACGGGACATGGACTGGCCGCAACCCTTCAAATACTTGTCATTTGAGAACAGGGGCGTGGATATAGTGGCTGCGGGCGGTCGGTATACAGTGACTGTGAAGCGCCCAACGAAGGGATTGGTTCTTAATGAGTTTGATAATCAGATTTTGAGCGATAACTGCATTGACTTGGTACCTGGGGATACTCAAGTTATTGAAGCAAAAGGGGGATTTAAGGAGGGCAACGTACCTGTCTTCCGGTATCTGGGAGATCAAGACGTGTGA